TGTGGCGCAGCCTGCTGGTGCTGGCGATTGGCTGGCTGGTAGGGGTCAGCGTGGCGCTGGCCGGAGCGATAGGCTTTATTGGTCTGGTCATACCGCACATACTGCGTCTGAACGGCCTGAGCGATCACCGTACTCTTTTGCCGGGCTGTGCCCTTGCCGGGGCGGGCGTTCTGCTGGCGGCGGATATTATCGCCCGCGTGGCGCTGAATTCCGCCGAGCTGCCGGTGGGGGTGGTGACCGCCACGCTGGGCGCACCGATCTTTATCTGGTTATTATTAAGCAACCGCTAGCCGTGCTTTCGGCTGGTCATCCACGTTAAACAGGAAAATTCAATGAGCATTTTTGCAACAGAACTGACTACGCTGGACGGTGAAAAAACCACGCTGGCACAGTGGCAGGGCGATGTCCTGCTGGTAGTGAACGTCGCCTCAAAATGTGGCCTGACGCCGCAGTACGCTCAGCTGGAGAGCCTGCAAAAGGCCTGGCATGAACAGGGCCTGACGGTACTGGGATTCCCCTGCAATGCATTTCTGGAGCAGGAGCCGGGAACCGACGCGGAAATAAAAACCTTCTGCAGCACCACCTACGGCGTCACGTTCCCGATGTTCAGCAAAATTGAGGTTAACGGTCCGCAGCGCCACCCGCTGTATGCGCAGCTGGTTGCCGCCCAGCCGCAGGCCTTGGCGCCGCAGGGCAGCGGATTCCTTGAGCGTATGACCAGCAAAGGCCGCGCGCCGAAGCAGCCGGGCGACATTCTGTGGAACTTCGAAAAATTCCTGATTGGCCGCGACGGTCGGGTACTGCAGCGCTTCTCGCCGGATATGGAGCCGGAAGATGAGGTGGTGGTCAGCGCAATCAAACAGGCGCTGGCAGGCTAAATGCGACTGGATATCCGCCACGTTGCCGTTGCCCGGCGCCTGTATCCCTTCAGCGCCAACGTTGCCAGCGGTCAGCTGATCCACCTGGTCGGGCCGAACGGCGCGGGGAAAAGCTCGCTGCTGGCCTCCCTTGCGGGGTTGCTCAGCGCGCAGGGAGAGATCCGGCTTAACGGTGAACCGCTGGCGGAGTGGTCCGGTCCGCGTCTGGCCCGCCATCGCGGATATCTGCCACAGCAGCAGCAGGCTTCGCTGCAAATGCCGGTCTGGCACTATCTGCTGATGCACCAGCAGCAAAACGACGCCGACGGCGAGCGGCGGCTGATGCACTTTACCGATGCGCTGCAGATTAGCGATAAGCTGCAGCGCCCGCTGGGGCAGCTTTCCGGCGGCGAGTGGCAGCGGGTCCGGCTTGCCGCCGTATTTTTCCAGGTCAGCCAGCCGGAGGGGCAGCTGCTGCTGCTGGATGAGCCGATGACCGGCCTGGATATCGGCCAGCAGGCGGTCTTTGACCGTCTGCTTCCCGATCTGCGCGATCGCGGCGTGACGGTGATCATGAGCAGCCACGATCTGAATCACTCGCTGCGCCATGCCGACGGAGCCTGGCTGATGCGGCCCGGACAGCCTGCGCTGATCGGTACTCCGCAACAGGTTCTGACGCCGGAACATCTGTCTGCGCTGTATCAGGTGCCTTTTCGTCAGCTGGACGTAGAAGGGCGGCCTTTTCTGGCCACGTTCGCCTGATGGGGCGCTGACGTTGCCAGCACGGCGATTTTGCCGCTAAAGTTAATATCCCGACTCCAGAGGATGGTGTGCTATGCGTTACTGGTTTGTGCTGATGATTGTAATCCTTGCCGGCTGCAGCAGTCATGCACCCCCGCCAAAAACGCAGCTTGCCGATCGGATCATGGTCATTGCACAGCTTGACGATCAGCTTTCACAGTGGCACGGCACCCCTTATCGCTACGGGGGAATGAGCCGGGGCGGGGTCGACTGTTCGGGGTTTGTTTATCTGACCTTCCGCGATCGCTTTGATTTACAGCTGCCGCGAGCCACGTCCGCGCAGACGGATATTGGTACGCGTATCAGTAAGGATGACCTGCTGCCCGGCGATCTGGTGTTTTTCAAAACCGGCAGCGGTGAAAACGGCCTGCACGTCGGCATTTACGACACGGATAATCAGTTTATCCACGCGTCGACCAGCCAGGGCGTGATGCGATCCTCGCTGGATAACGTTTACTGGCGCAAAGTGTTCTGGCAGGCGCGACGAATTTAACCGGACAAGCGCTGTGTTGACCGGCTTTGCAGGCCTGTTCATCCGATGTCGCGGGAAGAAAGCCGAATAACCCTTCATACTCTCCGTGTTTTATCCACGCTCCGCGATTTACACTAGCTCCAGCACCTGCCGGCGGGGATGATCCCGCGGGCACTGATGGAGACAGCATGCAATTTAATAATACCTGGTTCCAGGAACTGAGCGGCTGCTACAGCGCCGTATCGCCCACTCCGCTGGCGAATCCTCGCCTTCTGTACCGCAACGCGGCGCTGGCGCATGAGCTTGGCCTGAGCGACGACCTGTTCAGCGCGGAGAATGTGGGGCTGTGGAGTGGCGATCGCCTGATGGACGGCATGCAGCCGCTGGCGCAGGTTTACAGCGGTCATCAGTTCGGCGTCTGGGCCGGACAGCTCGGTGACGGGCGCGGGCTGCTGCTCGGTGAACAGCAGCTGGCCGACGGGCGTAAAGTGGACTGGCACCTTAAGGGAGCCGGGCTGACGCCCTGGTCGCGAATGGGCGACGGGCGTGCGGTGCTGCGTTCCACGCTGCGTGAATTCCTGGCCTCGGAAGCCATGCACGCGCTGGGTATTCCCACTACCCGTGCACTGACCATCGTCGCCAGCGATGAGCCGGTCTACCGTGAAACGGCCGAGCGGGGCGCCATGCTGCTGCGGATCGCGGAGAGCCACCTGCGCTTTGGTCACTTCGAACATTTTTACTACGCGGGCAATCAGCAAAAAGTGACCGAACTGGCCGACTACGCCATTCGCCACCACTGGCCGCATCTGCAGCAGGAGGCGGATAAATACCTGCTGTGGTTCAGCGACGTGGTGAAACGCACCGCGCGGCTGATTGCCAGCTGGCAGAGCGTGGGGTTTGCGCACGGCGTCATGAATACCGATAACATGTCGATCCTCGGCCTGACGCTGGACTACGGTCCTTACGGTTTCCTGGACGACTATCAGCCCGGCTTTATCTGCAACCACACCGACCATCAGGGGCGCTACAGTTTTGAAAATCAACCGATGATCGGGCTGTGGAATCTGAACCGCCTGGCCCATGCGCTTTCCGGCCTGATGACTACCGAGCAGCTTAAACAGGCGCTGGCCCACTACGAGCCTGAACTGATGCGCGCCTGGGGTGAAAAAATGCGGGCGAAGCTGGGGCTGATGACCGCCGACAAACACGACAACGATATCCTGACCGGCCTGCTGTCGTTGATGACGCGGGAAGGCAGCGACTATACCCGCACCTTCCGCCTGTTAAGTGACAGTGAACAGCAGCAGTCACGCTCTCCGCTGCGCGATGAGTTTATCGATCGCGAGGCGTTTGACGGCTGGTACAACGTCTGGCGGCAGCGGGTACTGCAGGAAGAGCAGAGCGATGCCGATCGTCAGCGGGCGATGAAGCAGGCTAACCCGGCGGTGGTGTTACGTAACTATCTGGCGCAGCAGGCCATCGAGAAGGCTGAGGAGGACGATATCAGCGCGCTGGCGAGACTCCACCAGGCGCTGTCGAATCCGTTTGAAGACGTTGAAGCATACGGCGATCTGGCGCGTCGACCGCCGGACTGGGGTAAAAAAATCGAGGTCAGCTGCTCCAGCTAGCGGCGCAGAGCCACCTGAGGCACCCCTTCGATCTGATGCGGGTGCACCATCACGTCGGCGTGATACCAGCGCGTCAGCGTCTCTTCATCCAGCACGCCGGCCGGCGTGCCTTCCGCCACCAGTTTCCCCTGCGCCAGCAGCATCACCCGATCCGACCACAGCGAGGCGAGGTTCAGGTCGTGCAGCACGCAGCAGACGCTCAGCGGATGCTGCTGGGTCAGCTGCGACAGCAGGCGCAGCAGGTGCTGCTGATGGTAGAGATCCAGCGCGGAGGTAGGTTCATCGAGGAACAGCCAGCCGCGCGGGCCATCCTTCTGCCACAGCTGCGCCAGCGCGCGGGCAAGCTGCACCCGCTGCTGTTCCCCGCCGGACAGCTGCAGGAAGTCACGACCGGCCAGGTTCGAACAGCCGGTCAGCGCCATCACTTCCTGAACCACGGCTTTTTGCGGCTGGCCGGGCCAGGGCGCACGACCCATCGCCACCACATCGGCCACGCTGAGCGGGAAGGTCATATTGCTCTGCTGACGCATGACCGCACGCTGCTGCGACAGTTTTGCCGGTGACCAGGCCGCCAGCGGCTTGCCGTTCAGCGTACAGTGGCCGCGCTGCGGTGCGTAAAAGCCGGTCAGCAGGCGCAGCAGGGTGGATTTCCCCGCGCCGTTGGGGCCGATCAGCGACACCAGCTCGCCGGGGCGCAGGCTGAGGGAGATATCCTCAATCAGCCAGCGCTGCCCGAGCTGATAGCTTATACCGTTAGCCGTTAATAACTCAGCCATTCAGACCTCCACGACGGCGCAGGATCAGCCACAGGAACCACGGGCCGCCGATCAGGCTGGTCAGCAGGCCAACGGGCATTTCCGCCGGCGCAACCAGCGTTCGGGCCAGCGTGTCCGACACCAGCAGCAGGATCGCACCGCTGAGCAGCGAAGAGGGCAGCAGCCAGCGATGATCGCCGCCGAGCCAGAAGCGCATCAGGTGCGGCACCACCAGGCCGATAAAGCCAATAATCCCGCTCACCGACACCGCCGCGGCGACCAGCAGGGCGCTGAGCACCAGCAGGTAGCGCTGGGTGCGCGGCACGTCGACGCCAAGATAGTGCGCCTCCTCCTCGCCGAGCTGCAGCAGGTTCAGGCGGCCGGCAAGGCGCTGCACCAGCACCATCGCCGGTAACACCACCGAGGCGCAGACCAGCACGGTAGGCCACTGCGCGGAGCTGAGGCTGCCCATTCCCCACAGTGACAGCTGACGCAGCTGCTGATCGGTACTGACCCAGGAGAGCACGCCCACCGCTGCGGCGCAGAGCGCGTTGATCGCAATACCGACCAGCAGCAGGCGGCTCAGCCCGCTGAAGCCCTGACGGCTGAGCAGAAAAATCAGCACCGTTACGGCGATACTGCCGATAAATGCCGCCAGCAGCGGCACATACAGCGCAAAGATCCCCGGCAGCGAGACGGACATCACGATGGAGAAGGCCACCGCCAGTGCCGCACCGCTGCTGATCCCCAGCAGGCCGGGGTCGGCCAGCGGGTTGCGAAACAGCCCCTGCATCACGCAGCCGGAGAGCGCCAGCGCGCCGCCCACGACCACCGCCAGCAGCACGCGCGGCAGACGAATGGTAAACCAGATCTGCCACAGGCTGCTGTCGGTCCCGGCGTGCCATAGCATCGGCAGCGACAGCTTCATCGCCCCGATGTTGGCAGCGCTGACGGCCAGGGTCAGCAGCAGCAGCAGCAAAATGCCCAGCCAGCGTAGGGCGCGTGCTGACATCACTTAATGGTTTCCGCGGTCTGACGCAGTTTCAGAATGGCGGCCGGCGTATCAATACCGAAGCCCAGCAGCGCCATATCATCCACCACCAGCAGCTGTTTATTTTTCGCCGCCGGCGTCAGCGCCAGGCCAGGCAGCTTCCACAGGTTTGCCTCGCCACCGACGGTTTTCAGGCCATCCGTGGTGATCACAATCAGCTGAGGGGCACTGGCCACCACGCCTTCCTGAGACAGTGCCTGGTAACGGGTTACCGCTGCCATGGCATTTTGCAGACCTGCCGCGGCGATCGCGCTGTCGGCAGAGGTACCGCTGCCTGCGGCCAGCGTGCCCATGCCCTGATGCGCGAGGATAAACAGCACTTTCACCGGCAGCGGTGTCTTCGGAATGCTGGCCAGTTCGGTGGAGATTTTTGCCTGCAGCGCTTTACCTTCCTGCTCGCGGTGCAGTGCGGTCGCCACCGTGGCAATTTTCTCATTGATGGCGGAAACGTCGGTTTTACCGGTCACGTCGACCACTTTGACGCCGTTCTTCGCCACCTGCTCCAGTGCCAGCGCCGGTTTTGCCAGCTCGGTAGTCAGCACCAGTGTCGGTTTCAGCGCCAGAATCCCTTCCGGGTTGAGCATGCGCATATAGCCGACGTCGGGCAGCTTTTTCACTTCTTCCGGATGCAGGCTGGTGGTGTCGCGCGCGACCAGATCCTTCTGGCCGTTAAGCGCATAGATAATCTGGGTCACATCACCGCCGATGCTGACGATACGCTCGGCGGCCAGGGTAGAAAACGACAACGGCAAAACGCAAAGCGCGGCTAACCATGATTTCATGCTGAAACTTCCTCGCTGCTGAGAGTGGCTAACTGTTCGCGCCACAGACTCTGTTCCGGCTGGCCTTCGCTGCGCTGGCCGTAGAGCTGCGCAATCTGCGTGCCGTCTGCGGCAAACAGCTCAAGGCTGGTAACAATGCCGTCGGCGGTTGGCTTGCGGGTGATCCAGGTTTCGGCAATTTCCAGCTCCTGCAGATGCAGGGTGAAGGCCGTGTTGAAGATGTTAAGCCAGTTGTGCATCGGCACCAGCTTCTCAATGACGCCGGTGAAGATCTGGGTGCAGGCACGGTTGCTGACGAAAATCATGATTTCGTTCCCGTCCTGCTTTGCCGTTTCCAGCAGCGAAGCCAGCGATGCGTTGCTAACGCGCGTAGCCAGATCGTCGGCGACGGCGCGGAAGGCCTGCTGGCGAGAGACATTATGACGTTTCAGCAGGCGGAAGAACTGGTGCACATCGGTCATCGCGCGCCATTCACTTTCCAGCAGCGCGGCATCAACGTTTTCTGCAAAGGCCGCTGGCTCGGCGGCGGCAACGTGGAAGTCGGCAGCAGGATCGGCCTTAAATTCCGCCAGCACCGTCTGCCAGGCCTCTTTATCGGTATTGTCCGTTGCGTACACTTTCAGCACCGCGTCGCCCTGGCGATCGAAGAACTGAATGCTTTGACGCTCACCGTGCCCGGTCATTTCCTGCAGGTGAAATACGCTGGCCCACTGATTAACGAAGACGCGGAGATCCAGTGCGCGTGGGTTGAGGACGATCCCGGCATGTTCGTTGATATGGATATTGTTAAACGTGCCCAGCTGCTCGTGAACCGCATACTCGTTGCGGGTGATGCATTTGGTTTCACCGACTTTTTCCAGCGCGTGCAGCAGCTCGCGCATCGCAGGGCGCAGCGGCGCGGCCTGATGACCCACCCGTGCTGCGGTCAGCTCGGCTTCGCTGATCCCCATCAGCGCGGCAAGGTCGCGGGCATATTTTTTAGGATGCTCTTCTTTTAATTCAATATAACGTTGATAGTGCGCTGTCATTGCTGCTCCTCACAAAGTTCACCCACCGACAATCGCAATCGTCAGTGACAATCATTAACACTGATGGCCCATAAAATCATGACCGTCGATCGCATTCTGGATCGCGATCGCACCGAATAGCCGTTGGAAGTAAAAGGATATTCATTATCAAAATGATAATCATTATCAGGGAAAGATGGCGGTAATCAAGCAGAAATTCAGCATATTGATGGCGGAGAGCAGAGAAGGTGAAGGACTGGCCATAAAATGGCCAGCCGGAGGATTAAAAGCGCGAGTCGATGGCGTTTGCCAACTGGTCCAGAACGGCGACGCTGTCTTCCCAGCCCAGGCAGGGGTCGGTAATGGACTGGCCGTAATTCAGCGGCGTATCGGGCAGCACTTTTTGCGTGCCTTCCTGCAGGAAGCTTTCGATCATAACGCCGGCAATCGCCGTGGAGCCATCGCGTATCTGGGCGGCAACCGAGCGCGCGACTTCTTTCTGCAGGCGATGCTGCTTCAGGCAGTTGCCGTGGCTGAAGTCGATAACCAGCTGCGGCGGCAGGCGATGTTCAGCCAGCGCCGCAGCGGCTTCTGCAATGTCTTCCGCATGGTAGTTCGGCTGCCTGCCGCCGCGCATAATGATATGGCCAGAAGGATTGCCGCTGGTCTGATAAATCGTCATCTGTCCCTGCTTGTCGGGCGAAAGGAACATATGGCTGACGCGGGCTGCGCGAATGGCATCCACCGCGATGCGGATATTGCCATCGGTACCGTTTTTGAAACCCACCGGACAGGAGAGGGCCGAGGCCATTTCACGGTGGATCTGGCTTTCCGTGGTACGTGCACCGATCGCTCCCCAGCTAATCAGGTCGGCAATAAACTGCCCGATCACCATATCAAGGAATTCAGTCGCGGTAGGCATGCCCAGCGCATTGATATCCAGCAGCAGTTTGCGTGCCACTTCCAGCCCGTGGTTCACGCGGAAGCTGCCATCCAGGTCCGGGTCTGAAATCAGTCCTTTCCAGCCCACCACCGTGCGCGGCTTTTCGAAGTAGGCGCGCATCACGATTTCCAGCCGGGACTGGTACTTATCACGCAGCTCCTTGAGGCGGGCTGCGTACTCCAGTGCCGCAGCGGGATCGTGCAGCGAGCAGGGACCGATCACCACCAGCAGGCGCTTGTCTTCGCCCGAAAGAATGCGGGCAATACGCTGGCGGGAGGTCATCACATTTTCGGCAACGGCGGCGGTAATCGGCTGTCTGGCCAGCAGTTCGGCAGGCGTTATCAGGCTGTCGATGCGCGCGGTCCGCAGTTCATCTGTTTTGTTCATCGGCTTCTCTAAATTTTTGTCTTCGCAACGGCAGGAATACCGGGAAGTAATGGCGATCACCTTAAAGCAAACGGCGATGATTTCAACCACCGCCGCAGGATAAATGCCATAAAAAAAGCCGCCTGGCCGGCTTCAGTACATCCGGCGCGCCAGCCCCATAATATCGAGGATCTTGGTGGCGATTTCTTCTACCGAATAGTTAGTACTGTTGAGGTAGCGGATTTGGTTGGTGCGGAACAGGGCTTCAACTTCACCCACCTCGAGGCGGCACTGCCGCATGGAGGCATAGCGGGTATTCACCGCGCGCTCCTGGCGAATCGCCGCCAGCCGCTCGGGATCGATGGTTAAGCCAAACAGCTTGTTCTGAAACGGCTTGAGGGCGGGCGGCAGCTTGAGGTTATCCATATCATCCGCAATAAACGGATAGTTCGCCGCTTTGATACCGAACTGCATCGCCAGGTACAGGCTGGTAGGGGTTTTACCGCAGCGCGATACGCCCAGCAGGATCACCTGCGCTTCTTCCAGCCCGCGCAGCGAAATCCCGTCATCGTGGGCCAGCGTGTAGTCGATAGCGGCAATACGGGCGTCGTATTTGCCGAGATTGCTGGCGGTCAGGCCGTGGGTACGGTTAGCGACCGGTGCCGGGGCCACGCCCAGCTCCTGCTGCAGCGGTGCGACCAGCGACTGAACGATGTCCTGGCAGAATCCGTCGCTCTGCAAAATGATCTCACGGATTTCCGGCGTAACAATCGAGATAAAGACCAGCGGGCGGATACCGCTGTGCTGGTAAATGGTGTTGATCTGGGCTTTTACCGCCAGCGCCCGCTGCACGTTCTCAACAAAGGGCAGGGTGACGCTGTTGGTTTCCACCGGGAACTGGGAAAGTACGGCATGGCCCAACACCTCGGCGGTTATCGCCGTACCGTCTGAAATATAGAAAACACTGCGTTCGGCATTCACGTCCATTTTATCTCCAGAATTAGCTATCCGGGCAGACTAAATTATTTCCGATACAGAAAGCAAACTGTGATTTCAGCGACAAAACAAAACGAAAAATTCATAAATATGATGATTTGAAATATTTATTCTTATAAAATAGGCGCTGTCATTCCATTACGCATAAATGAAATGACGTTTCTGTTTAGTATTCATTTAATGCGCCCCTTCTTTTTAAAACATTCTAAAATGGAATCCTGTATTTGTTGCGCAAACAAATTTGCGCGATTTGAACGTGATTTATTAAGTTGTTGTAAATTAATGATTTTATTTTATAATTTGATTTATCAACGTCATTAACGTGCGCAGAGTTGTCTTAAAAACGCCGCCTGCGAGTTGCTTGAACGATTCAACACTTTCTCAACCCTCCGCTGTTATGCCAGTCTGACTGGGCAATGCTGTATCCCTTATTCCTAATTAAATCTTACAAGGATTGCTTCAATGTCCAATAAAGGCCAATTGCCGCTCGTGCTCTGGTATAACGAACTTGGCATGCACGATGTCGATCGGGTGGGAGGCAAAAATGCTTCTCTGGGTGAAATGATTACTAACCTGTCATCGCTGGGTGTGTCCGTGCCGAATGGCTTTGCGACCACCTCTGATGCTTTCAACCAGTTCCTTGATCAAAGCGGCGTTAACCAGCGTATCTATGAACTGCTGGATAAGACCGATATTGATGATATTGATCAGCTGGCGAAAGCGGGTAAGCAGATCCGTCAGTGGATTATTGACACGCCTTTCCAGCCCGAGCTGGAGCAGGCTATTCATCAGGCCTATGACCAGCTTTCCGCCGATGACGCTGAGGCCTCCTTTGCCGTGCGTTCTTCCGCTACCGCCGAAGACATGCCGGATGCCTCCTTTGCCGGCCAGCAGGAAACCTTCCTGAACGTGCAGGGCTATGATGCGGTGCTGGTGGCGGTGAAGCACGTCTTCGCCTCACTGTTCAACGACCGCGCAATCTCTTATCGCGTGCATCAGGGCTACGACCACCGCGGCGTAGCGCTGTCCGCCGGGGTTCAGCGCATGGTGCGTTCTGACCTCGCTTCTTCGGGCGTGATGTTCACTATCGATACCGAATCGGGCTTCGATCAGGTGGTGTTTATTACCGCCGCGCTGGGCCTGGGCGAGATGGTCGTACAGGGTGCGGTTAACCCGGATGAGTTCTACGTGCACAAGCCAACGCTGGCCGCAGGACGCCCGGCGATCGTTCGCCGTAATATGGGATCGAAAAAGATCCGTATGATTTATGCCGACTCGCAGGAGCACGGTAAACAGGTAGCGATTGAAGACGTGCCGGAAGCCGAGCGCGACCGCTTCAGTCTGACCGATAAAGAAGTTGAAGCGCTGGCGGTGCAGGCGGTGCTGATTGAAAAACACTACCAGCGGCCGATGGATATTGAATGGGCGAAAGACGGCCATACCGGCAAGCTGTTTATCGTGCAGGCCCGTCCTGAAACCGTCCGTTCTAACGGCCAGGTGATGGAGCGCTACAACCTGCAGGGTAAAGGCAAGATTCTGGTGGAAGGTCGCGCCATCGGCCACCGTATCGGTGCAGGTGAAGTGAAGGTGATCCACGATATCAGCGAGATGGGCCGCATTGAAAAAGGCGACGTGCTGGTGACGGACATGACCGACCCGGACTGGGAACCGATCATGAAAAAGGCCTCGGCGATTGTAACCAATCGCGGTGGACGTACCTGCCATGCGGCAATCATTGCCCGTGAGCTGGGTATTCCGGCGGTGGTGGGCTGCGGTGACGCGACCGACCATCTGAAGGACGGCCAGAAAGTGACCGTATCCTGTGCGGAAGGCGATACCGGCTACGTCTACGACGGCCTGCTCGACTTCGAGGTGAAAAGCTCGCAGGTTGACGAAATGCCGTCGCTGCCGCTGAAGGTGATGATGAACGTCGGCAACCCGGATCGCGCCTTCGACTTCGCCTGCCTGCCTAATGAAGGCGTGGGTCTGGCCCGTCTGGAGTTTATTATCAACCGCATGATTGGCGTTCACCCGCGTGCCCTGCTGGAATTCGATCAGCAGACGCCGGAACTGCAGCAGGAGATCCGCGGGATGATGAAAGGGTTTGACGATCCGGTGGAGTTTTACATCGCCCGTCTGACCGAAGGGATCGCCACGCTGGGCGCGGCATTTTCGCCTAAGCGTGTAATCGTTCGTCTGTCTGACTTTAAGACCAACGAGTATGCCAACCTGGTAGGCGGCGAGCGCTACGAGCCTGAAGAAGAGAACCCGATGCTGGGCTTCCGCGGAGCCGGTCGCTACGTTGCCGACAACTTCCGCGACTGCTTCGCGTTAGAGTGCGCAGCGGTGAAGCGGGTACGTAACGAGATGGGGCTGACCAACGTGGAGATCATGGTGCCGTTCGTCCGCACCGTGGCTCAGGCGAAGGCGGTGGTTGAAGAGCTGGAGCGTCAGGGGCTGAAGCGCGGCGAGAACGGGCTGAAGATCATCATGATGTGTGAGATCCCGTCCAACGCGCTGCTGGCGGAACAGTTCCTGGAATACTTCGATGGTTTCTCCATCGGTTCCAACGACATGACCCAGCTGGCGCTCGGCCTTGACCGCGATTCGGGCGTGGTGTCCGAGCTGTTCGACGAGCGTAATGATGCGGTGAAAGCGCTGCTGTCGATGGCAATTCGCGCGGCGAAGAAGACGGGCAAGTACGTCGGTATCTGTGGTCAGGGTCCATCGGACCATGAGGATTTTGCGGCCTGGCTGATGGAAGAGGGGATCGACAGTCTTTCCCTGAACCCGGATACCGTGGTGCAGACCTGGCTGTCGCTGGCTGAAATTAAGAAGTAGTGTGTTTAATGTAGGGCGTGTGATGCGCCCTTTTTCGGATACACCGGGGCATGTTTCAGCCCGTGGTGATTGTCTGGGACGCTTGTAAAAACCGCTCTCGTTTTACGATGGCGGTTTTTTTGTTTACTGGCGGGTAGCTGGTGGAGCGGTGGCGGGTTCGCAGCCTGTGCTGCGCCATCAGGGCGGTCCTCGCGCCGTGCTTTGCACGGTGCCTTCGGCTGCAGCCGCTGGCCCAATGACCGGCAAAGACGGGTCATCCCTGACCCGACTCCGCCTGACGCCAACATCCCTGTTGTCGTCTCATGGCCATCCGCTTTCACCTCAGCGCTGCGGGTTACCCTGATGGCGCAGCACAGGCTGTCTCCCTGTCTGATTATCCTGTCGCTGTAACGCTAAGCCGCTGTCATTTAACTTCTCGCTAATCCACTACGGGCTGAGTAAAAGCATCCAAAGTGAACAGTGAATCCTGACTCTTGGCACGTTAATCCTGGTGTCTACCAATTCAGAAAAATATTCTTTCAAACTGCCCCAACTGTAGCCAGTTGCCCCAAATCAGCTCCTGATAACGCCTATTGTCTGAGCCAGTGATTTCAAATGAATCACCATTAAACGGCCATTGAATCAGCATTAAATCAGCATGTTAATTTTAGCTGGGGATTTTTGGGTATTTGCAGCAGGCGACGCGGAAGTTAAAAGCGGACTGACCGGGCCTGTGATTGCACCATCCGCAGCGCTGAACGGAGAGAGGAAGCCAGGATTCGCCCGCAGGACGCGGGAGAAAGGTGCAGCCGGTCCAGGGATGGACCGTCTGCAGCGGTCCGGCAGGCTGACGAGCGAAGTGAGGGCACCACGCCGCGCGTGGCGCGAGGACCCGGGCAATCACAGGCCCGGCCAGTCGGCGTAGCAGCAGCCTGACAAAATGCAGGCAAAAAAAAGCCCATCGCAGAGGATGGGCAAAGACTACACACAGCAATTTTGTACTTCACTCAGGGGAAAGGGCGTTTAAAAATCAGTAGGTTGATTTCAAACATGGACTCAATACTAAGCAACGTGCTTTCAGGCGTCATTAAGAATCATCTCATTAGTTTAAAATCAATAATCCTTCAATTGCCCGATACTCAATTATGGAGATTTATCCAAAAGAAAAGGTTAACAAACGTGCTCATTCAGG
The sequence above is a segment of the Erwinia sp. SLM-02 genome. Coding sequences within it:
- a CDS encoding glutathione peroxidase; this encodes MSIFATELTTLDGEKTTLAQWQGDVLLVVNVASKCGLTPQYAQLESLQKAWHEQGLTVLGFPCNAFLEQEPGTDAEIKTFCSTTYGVTFPMFSKIEVNGPQRHPLYAQLVAAQPQALAPQGSGFLERMTSKGRAPKQPGDILWNFEKFLIGRDGRVLQRFSPDMEPEDEVVVSAIKQALAG
- the btuD gene encoding vitamin B12 ABC transporter ATP-binding protein BtuD; the encoded protein is MRLDIRHVAVARRLYPFSANVASGQLIHLVGPNGAGKSSLLASLAGLLSAQGEIRLNGEPLAEWSGPRLARHRGYLPQQQQASLQMPVWHYLLMHQQQNDADGERRLMHFTDALQISDKLQRPLGQLSGGEWQRVRLAAVFFQVSQPEGQLLLLDEPMTGLDIGQQAVFDRLLPDLRDRGVTVIMSSHDLNHSLRHADGAWLMRPGQPALIGTPQQVLTPEHLSALYQVPFRQLDVEGRPFLATFA
- a CDS encoding NlpC/P60 family protein, giving the protein MRYWFVLMIVILAGCSSHAPPPKTQLADRIMVIAQLDDQLSQWHGTPYRYGGMSRGGVDCSGFVYLTFRDRFDLQLPRATSAQTDIGTRISKDDLLPGDLVFFKTGSGENGLHVGIYDTDNQFIHASTSQGVMRSSLDNVYWRKVFWQARRI
- a CDS encoding protein adenylyltransferase SelO, which translates into the protein MQFNNTWFQELSGCYSAVSPTPLANPRLLYRNAALAHELGLSDDLFSAENVGLWSGDRLMDGMQPLAQVYSGHQFGVWAGQLGDGRGLLLGEQQLADGRKVDWHLKGAGLTPWSRMGDGRAVLRSTLREFLASEAMHALGIPTTRALTIVASDEPVYRETAERGAMLLRIAESHLRFGHFEHFYYAGNQQKVTELADYAIRHHWPHLQQEADKYLLWFSDVVKRTARLIASWQSVGFAHGVMNTDNMSILGLTLDYGPYGFLDDYQPGFICNHTDHQGRYSFENQPMIGLWNLNRLAHALSGLMTTEQLKQALAHYEPELMRAWGEKMRAKLGLMTADKHDNDILTGLLSLMTREGSDYTRTFRLLSDSEQQQSRSPLRDEFIDREAFDGWYNVWRQRVLQEEQSDADRQRAMKQANPAVVLRNYLAQQAIEKAEEDDISALARLHQALSNPFEDVEAYGDLARRPPDWGKKIEVSCSS
- a CDS encoding heme ABC transporter ATP-binding protein, which encodes MAELLTANGISYQLGQRWLIEDISLSLRPGELVSLIGPNGAGKSTLLRLLTGFYAPQRGHCTLNGKPLAAWSPAKLSQQRAVMRQQSNMTFPLSVADVVAMGRAPWPGQPQKAVVQEVMALTGCSNLAGRDFLQLSGGEQQRVQLARALAQLWQKDGPRGWLFLDEPTSALDLYHQQHLLRLLSQLTQQHPLSVCCVLHDLNLASLWSDRVMLLAQGKLVAEGTPAGVLDEETLTRWYHADVMVHPHQIEGVPQVALRR
- a CDS encoding FecCD family ABC transporter permease codes for the protein MMSARALRWLGILLLLLLTLAVSAANIGAMKLSLPMLWHAGTDSSLWQIWFTIRLPRVLLAVVVGGALALSGCVMQGLFRNPLADPGLLGISSGAALAVAFSIVMSVSLPGIFALYVPLLAAFIGSIAVTVLIFLLSRQGFSGLSRLLLVGIAINALCAAAVGVLSWVSTDQQLRQLSLWGMGSLSSAQWPTVLVCASVVLPAMVLVQRLAGRLNLLQLGEEEAHYLGVDVPRTQRYLLVLSALLVAAAVSVSGIIGFIGLVVPHLMRFWLGGDHRWLLPSSLLSGAILLLVSDTLARTLVAPAEMPVGLLTSLIGGPWFLWLILRRRGGLNG
- a CDS encoding heme/hemin ABC transporter substrate-binding protein, whose protein sequence is MKSWLAALCVLPLSFSTLAAERIVSIGGDVTQIIYALNGQKDLVARDTTSLHPEEVKKLPDVGYMRMLNPEGILALKPTLVLTTELAKPALALEQVAKNGVKVVDVTGKTDVSAINEKIATVATALHREQEGKALQAKISTELASIPKTPLPVKVLFILAHQGMGTLAAGSGTSADSAIAAAGLQNAMAAVTRYQALSQEGVVASAPQLIVITTDGLKTVGGEANLWKLPGLALTPAAKNKQLLVVDDMALLGFGIDTPAAILKLRQTAETIK